Proteins from one Gibbsiella quercinecans genomic window:
- a CDS encoding GMC family oxidoreductase produces MYDYIVIGGGSAGSVLAARLSEQQACRVLLVEAGPKDTNPYIHLPVGFSKMTGGPLTWGFHTAAQPHMNQREMLFAQGRVLGGSSSINAEVFTRGNPADYDRWATQEGCEGWSFADIQRYFIKAEDNDTFSAPWHGNGGPLGVSSPINPNLMSKTFAKACQQAGLPYNPDFNGEKQAGSGLYQTTTRHARRCSAAVGYLKDARKRKNLTIITGCQITRLLVENQRAVGVEVVRNGQLQQLRASGEVIVSAGAIGSPKLLLLSGIGPADSLRQLGIPVVADLPGVGQNLQDHLGVDLIYELRQPLSYDKYKQPHWMLWAGLEYLLFRKGPVCSNIVEGGAFWSVDPQSATPDTQIHFLAGAGVEAGIPPVKSGSGVTINSYFLRPHSRGSVSLRTANAADAPLINPNYLADPRDLKMTVAGIKLMREIMAQSAFAPYLRREHMPGDGVQNDAALEDYIRQFGRTCYHPVGTCKMGGDPQAVVDTALRVHGIAGLRVADSSVMPSLVSSNTNAPTIMIAEKASDLIIAAR; encoded by the coding sequence ATGTACGATTATATAGTTATTGGTGGCGGTTCGGCCGGCAGCGTGCTGGCGGCGCGGTTGAGCGAGCAGCAGGCATGCCGCGTTTTGCTGGTTGAAGCCGGGCCCAAGGATACCAACCCTTACATTCACCTGCCGGTGGGGTTCAGCAAAATGACCGGCGGCCCATTGACCTGGGGCTTCCATACCGCGGCCCAGCCGCATATGAATCAGCGCGAAATGCTGTTCGCCCAAGGGCGCGTGCTGGGGGGCAGCAGCTCGATCAACGCCGAAGTATTCACCCGCGGCAACCCGGCGGACTATGACCGCTGGGCCACGCAGGAAGGCTGCGAAGGCTGGTCGTTTGCCGATATTCAACGCTATTTCATCAAGGCGGAAGACAACGATACCTTTTCCGCGCCCTGGCACGGTAACGGCGGGCCGCTCGGCGTATCCAGCCCGATAAACCCCAACCTGATGAGCAAAACCTTCGCCAAAGCCTGCCAGCAAGCCGGGTTGCCCTATAACCCCGATTTCAACGGTGAAAAACAGGCGGGCAGCGGGCTTTACCAAACCACCACCCGCCATGCCCGCCGCTGCTCCGCCGCCGTGGGCTACCTGAAAGATGCGCGCAAACGCAAAAACCTGACCATTATCACCGGCTGCCAGATCACCCGGCTGTTGGTGGAAAACCAACGGGCGGTCGGCGTGGAAGTGGTGCGCAACGGCCAGTTGCAGCAGTTGCGCGCCAGCGGCGAAGTAATTGTCAGCGCCGGCGCAATCGGCTCCCCCAAGCTGTTGTTGCTTTCCGGCATCGGCCCGGCAGATAGCCTGCGCCAATTGGGCATCCCTGTGGTGGCCGATCTGCCCGGCGTCGGGCAAAATCTGCAGGATCACCTCGGGGTCGATCTGATCTACGAACTGCGCCAGCCGCTGAGCTACGACAAATACAAACAGCCGCACTGGATGCTGTGGGCCGGGCTGGAATACCTGCTGTTCCGTAAGGGGCCGGTTTGTTCAAACATTGTCGAAGGCGGCGCCTTTTGGTCTGTTGATCCGCAATCGGCAACGCCGGACACCCAAATCCATTTCCTGGCCGGCGCCGGAGTGGAAGCCGGCATCCCGCCGGTCAAGTCAGGCTCCGGCGTCACCATCAACAGCTACTTCCTGCGCCCACACAGCCGGGGCAGCGTTAGCCTGCGCACCGCCAACGCCGCTGATGCCCCGCTGATCAACCCCAACTACCTTGCCGATCCGCGGGATCTCAAGATGACGGTGGCGGGCATCAAACTGATGCGCGAGATCATGGCGCAGAGTGCCTTCGCGCCCTACCTACGCCGTGAACATATGCCCGGCGACGGCGTGCAAAACGACGCCGCGCTGGAAGACTATATCCGCCAGTTCGGCCGCACCTGCTACCACCCGGTCGGCACCTGTAAAATGGGCGGCGATCCGCAGGCCGTGGTGGATACCGCCCTGCGCGTACACGGCATCGCCGGGCTGCGCGTGGCGGACTCTTCGGTGATGCCAAGCCTGGTAAGTTCCAACACCAACGCACCGACGATTATGATCGCGGAGAAAGCCAGCGATCTGATTATCGCAGCACGTTAA
- a CDS encoding electron transfer flavoprotein subunit beta/FixA family protein encodes MKILVPVKRVVDHNVKVRVKSDHSQVDLANTKMALNPFCEIAIEEAVRLKEKGIASEIVVVTIGPDAAQEQLRTALAMGADRGLLIACDSPLEPLTLAKVLAKVVEQEQPQLILMGKQSIDGDNNQTGQMLAALCGYPQATFAAALAIEGGEALVTREVDGGLQRLALSLPAVVTTDLRLNQPRYTSLPNLMKAKRKPLNVTPFSDYGIEPRTHVSLLKVETPPARQAGVQVANVDELIDKLKHQAKVI; translated from the coding sequence ATGAAAATTCTGGTACCCGTCAAACGCGTTGTCGATCACAACGTCAAGGTCAGAGTGAAGAGCGATCACAGCCAGGTCGATCTGGCCAACACCAAAATGGCGCTGAACCCTTTTTGTGAGATCGCGATAGAAGAAGCCGTGCGGCTGAAAGAAAAAGGCATCGCCAGTGAGATCGTGGTGGTGACGATTGGCCCGGATGCTGCGCAAGAACAGCTGCGCACCGCGCTGGCGATGGGGGCCGATCGCGGCCTGCTGATCGCCTGCGATAGCCCGCTGGAACCGCTCACGCTGGCAAAAGTGCTGGCAAAGGTGGTGGAACAGGAACAACCGCAGCTGATCTTAATGGGCAAACAGTCGATCGACGGCGATAACAACCAAACCGGGCAGATGCTGGCGGCCCTGTGCGGCTATCCGCAGGCGACCTTTGCCGCAGCGTTAGCGATTGAAGGCGGCGAGGCGCTGGTGACCCGTGAGGTTGACGGCGGTCTGCAGCGCCTGGCGCTGTCTCTGCCGGCGGTGGTGACCACCGATCTGCGCCTTAACCAACCCCGCTATACCTCTCTGCCGAACCTGATGAAGGCAAAACGCAAACCGCTCAACGTCACACCGTTTAGCGACTACGGCATTGAACCGCGCACGCACGTCAGTCTGCTGAAAGTGGAAACGCCGCCGGCCCGCCAGGCGGGCGTTCAGGTAGCCAACGTCGACGAACTGATCGATAAGCTGAAACACCAAGCGAAGGTAATTTGA
- a CDS encoding electron transfer flavoprotein subunit alpha/FixB family protein, with amino-acid sequence MHTLLLAEHDNATLNAVTLNAISAAQAIGGELTVLVAGENCRAVAEQAAAVTGVTRVLLADNAAYRHPLAENIAALLDTQRSGYSHLMAVANANGKDIMPRVAALADVAQISDIIAVESPTVFKRPIYAGSVIATVESHDDPVVLTVRASSFPAAAAEGGTAPIEPLEQAITGGGARFVGEDRVVSPRPQLATARVVVSGGRALGSRENFALIEQLADKLHGAVGASRAAVDAGMVPNDLQVGQTGKVVAPELYIAVGISGAIQHLAGMSNSKVIVAINNDEEAPIFQIADYRLVGDLFEVVPQLIERL; translated from the coding sequence ATGCATACATTACTTCTGGCCGAACATGATAATGCCACGCTAAATGCCGTCACCCTGAATGCCATCAGCGCCGCACAGGCGATCGGCGGCGAACTCACCGTGTTGGTGGCGGGTGAAAATTGCCGGGCAGTGGCCGAACAGGCCGCGGCGGTGACCGGCGTTACGCGCGTACTGCTGGCGGATAACGCCGCCTATCGGCACCCGTTAGCCGAAAATATCGCCGCATTGCTTGATACGCAGCGCAGCGGCTACAGCCACCTGATGGCCGTCGCCAACGCCAATGGCAAAGACATCATGCCGCGCGTCGCCGCGCTGGCCGACGTAGCGCAAATCTCTGACATCATCGCCGTTGAAAGCCCCACCGTCTTTAAACGGCCAATTTACGCCGGCAGCGTTATCGCCACCGTGGAAAGCCATGATGATCCGGTGGTGCTGACGGTGCGCGCTTCCAGCTTCCCGGCCGCCGCTGCGGAAGGCGGCACAGCGCCGATAGAACCCCTTGAACAAGCGATTACCGGCGGCGGCGCCCGTTTTGTCGGTGAAGATCGGGTGGTTTCCCCACGGCCGCAGCTTGCCACCGCGCGCGTGGTGGTTTCCGGCGGCAGAGCGCTGGGCAGCCGGGAGAACTTCGCCCTGATCGAGCAGTTGGCTGACAAACTCCATGGCGCGGTGGGTGCCTCGCGCGCCGCGGTCGATGCCGGTATGGTGCCCAACGATCTGCAGGTGGGGCAAACCGGCAAAGTGGTGGCGCCGGAGCTGTATATCGCCGTCGGCATTTCCGGCGCTATCCAGCATCTGGCCGGGATGAGCAACTCGAAGGTGATTGTCGCCATCAACAACGACGAAGAAGCGCCGATTTTCCAGATTGCCGATTACCGCCTGGTGGGCGATCTGTTTGAGGTCGTGCCGCAGTTGATTGAGCGGCTTTAA
- a CDS encoding electron transfer flavoprotein-ubiquinone oxidoreductase — MERESMEFDVLIVGGGPAGLSAACRLMQMAQQQEQTLSVCVIEKGAEIGAHILSGALFAPQALDELFPDWQQRGAPLDTPVTEDALYLLRNADQAWAIPNALIPAPMHNQGNYVISLGELCRWLARQAEALGADIFPGFAAAEILFDEAGAVSGVRLGDMGVDAAGHHKPGFTPGMDLRAKYTLFAEGCRGHLGKQLIARFNLAADSDPQHYAIGIKELWDIPAEKSRPGQVIHASGWPLTGDASGGSFLYHTANNQVAVGLIVDLNYRNTWLSPFDEFQRMKHHPVFSQVLAGGKRVAYGARAITKGGFNALPKMHFPGGLLIGCDAGTLNFAKIKGSHTAMKCGMLAAESVFAALQESPDGQRDLAEFATRFNHSWLADELRQSRNFGPALHRYGTLLGGVFNYFDQNWFKGKLPFTLHDRHPDHLQLKPASECAPIHYAKPDNVLSFDKLSSVYLANTAHDEDQPCHLKLRDAQVPLRDNLPRYAEPAQRYCPAGVYEIVEIAGEKKFQINAQNCVHCKTCDIKDPAQNIVWTVPEGGCGPNYPNM, encoded by the coding sequence ATGGAACGTGAATCAATGGAGTTTGACGTCCTGATCGTCGGCGGCGGGCCCGCCGGGCTGTCCGCCGCTTGCCGCCTGATGCAAATGGCGCAACAGCAGGAACAAACGTTGAGCGTCTGCGTGATCGAAAAAGGCGCGGAGATCGGGGCGCATATTCTTTCCGGCGCGCTGTTCGCGCCGCAGGCGCTGGACGAACTGTTTCCCGACTGGCAACAACGCGGCGCGCCGCTGGATACCCCGGTGACGGAAGATGCGCTGTATTTACTGCGCAACGCCGACCAGGCCTGGGCGATCCCCAACGCCCTGATCCCCGCGCCGATGCACAACCAGGGCAACTACGTGATAAGCCTGGGCGAGCTATGCCGCTGGCTGGCCAGGCAGGCGGAAGCGCTGGGCGCGGATATCTTCCCCGGTTTCGCCGCCGCCGAGATACTGTTTGACGAGGCCGGCGCGGTCAGCGGGGTGCGGCTGGGTGACATGGGGGTGGACGCCGCCGGCCATCACAAACCGGGCTTCACGCCCGGGATGGATTTGCGCGCGAAATATACCTTGTTTGCCGAAGGCTGCCGCGGCCACCTGGGCAAACAACTGATCGCGCGTTTCAACCTGGCCGCCGACAGCGATCCGCAGCATTATGCGATTGGCATCAAAGAGCTGTGGGATATCCCGGCGGAAAAAAGCCGCCCCGGCCAGGTGATCCACGCCTCCGGCTGGCCGCTGACCGGCGATGCCTCCGGCGGCAGTTTTCTTTACCATACCGCCAACAATCAGGTGGCGGTGGGGTTGATCGTCGATCTTAACTACCGCAATACCTGGCTTAGCCCGTTCGATGAATTCCAGCGAATGAAACACCACCCGGTTTTCAGCCAGGTGCTGGCGGGCGGCAAACGCGTTGCCTATGGCGCGCGCGCCATCACCAAGGGCGGCTTTAACGCCCTGCCGAAAATGCACTTCCCCGGTGGTTTGCTGATTGGCTGCGATGCCGGCACGCTCAATTTCGCCAAGATCAAGGGGAGCCATACCGCAATGAAATGCGGCATGCTGGCCGCCGAATCGGTGTTCGCCGCGCTGCAGGAGTCGCCAGACGGGCAGCGGGATCTGGCCGAATTCGCCACGCGCTTTAACCATTCATGGCTGGCCGATGAACTGCGCCAGTCACGTAACTTCGGCCCGGCGCTGCACCGTTACGGCACCCTGCTGGGCGGGGTGTTCAATTATTTCGATCAGAACTGGTTCAAGGGCAAACTGCCGTTTACGCTGCACGATCGTCACCCCGATCATCTGCAGTTGAAACCCGCCAGCGAGTGCGCCCCGATCCACTACGCCAAGCCCGACAACGTGCTGAGCTTTGATAAGCTCTCTTCCGTCTATCTTGCCAATACCGCCCATGACGAAGACCAGCCCTGCCACCTGAAACTGCGGGATGCGCAGGTGCCGCTGCGGGATAACCTGCCCCGCTACGCCGAGCCGGCACAGCGCTACTGCCCGGCCGGGGTGTATGAAATTGTCGAGATCGCCGGGGAGAAGAAATTTCAGATCAATGCGCAGAACTGCGTGCACTGTAAAACCTGCGATATCAAGGATCCGGCGCAGAATATCGTCTGGACCGTGCCGGAAGGCGGCTGCGGCCCGAACTATCCGAATATGTGA
- a CDS encoding sugar phosphate isomerase/epimerase family protein gives MRELKGRRDLLAINTATLGYQQPLDQTIHLLAEAGIGGIAPWRQEVEALGVQRAAALIRAAGLTVTGYCRSHYFTAASRQAREQALAINLRALDDAAELGAQCYVMVVGGLSADNTALPAVCDQALEGVMRLAEHARQCGVPLALEPLHPMYCAERSCLVTLAQAIQWCRQINHEYPASAGIAADAYHLWWSPTLEEDLLQAGELLLACHVSDWLVPTRDMLNDRGMMGDGVIALPAFRAQVEKAGYGGLIEVEIFSRDNWWLRPPAETLATCITRFESVV, from the coding sequence ATGCGTGAACTGAAAGGGCGCCGCGATCTGCTGGCGATCAACACTGCGACCTTGGGTTACCAGCAGCCGCTGGACCAAACCATTCATCTGCTGGCCGAAGCCGGGATCGGCGGTATCGCGCCCTGGCGCCAGGAGGTCGAGGCGCTGGGGGTGCAGCGCGCTGCTGCTCTGATCCGCGCCGCCGGGCTCACGGTGACCGGCTATTGCCGCAGCCATTACTTCACCGCGGCGAGCCGGCAGGCGCGCGAGCAGGCGCTGGCGATCAATCTGCGGGCGCTGGATGATGCGGCGGAGCTGGGGGCGCAATGCTATGTCATGGTGGTAGGGGGCTTAAGTGCTGATAATACCGCGCTACCGGCGGTATGCGATCAGGCGCTGGAAGGGGTGATGCGTCTGGCTGAGCACGCCCGCCAGTGCGGCGTGCCGCTGGCGCTGGAGCCGCTCCACCCGATGTACTGCGCCGAGCGCAGTTGCCTGGTGACGCTGGCGCAGGCGATCCAGTGGTGCCGGCAAATCAACCACGAATATCCGGCCAGCGCGGGCATTGCTGCTGATGCCTATCACCTGTGGTGGTCGCCGACGCTGGAGGAGGATCTGCTCCAGGCGGGCGAGTTATTGCTGGCCTGCCATGTTTCGGACTGGCTGGTGCCGACGCGCGATATGTTGAACGATCGCGGCATGATGGGGGACGGTGTCATCGCCCTGCCGGCTTTTCGCGCGCAGGTTGAAAAGGCCGGTTACGGCGGTTTGATTGAAGTGGAGATTTTTTCCCGCGATAACTGGTGGCTGCGCCCGCCGGCCGAGACGCTGGCCACCTGTATCACACGCTTTGAAAGTGTGGTTTGA